A single Candidatus Thalassolituus haligoni DNA region contains:
- the pnp gene encoding polyribonucleotide nucleotidyltransferase, translating into MSNKPVANTKTFQLGNDTITLETGRIARQADGAVLVTMGKTQVLATVVAAKKTKPGQDFFPLSVHYQEKMYAAGRIPGGYLKREGRPSEKETLTSRLIDRPIRPLFADGFMNEVQVIVTVMSSEKDVDPDMCGMIATSAALAVSGVPFNGPIGGARVAFVEDQGYILNPSQTQLQDSLLDMIVAGTKDAVLMVESEADELTEDEMLGAVLFAHKGFQPVITAISEWVEELAVSKWDWAAEAKNVALYEAVKAETATAIGEAYTTSDKMERYGKLDAIKASAVAKLAAAEGEEGFSADDIADMMGELKYEVVRKRIIDGEPRIDGRDNDTVRPLTIETGVLNTTHGSALFTRGETQAIVVTTLGSARDAQMIDFLHGTKDDPFLFHYNFPPYSVGEAGRLGTPGRREIGHGRLARRGIQAMMPAADEFPYTIRIVSEITESNGSSSMASVCGASLALMDAGVPIKAPVAGIAMGLIKEGEQFAVLTDILGDEDHLGDMDFKVAGTDEGITALQMDIKIEGITEQIMEIALEKAKAARLNILGQMNAVIAEPRATLAENAPTMSTMKIPSDKIREVIGKGGATIRDITEKSGASIDINDDGEIKIFAAGKEASDLARSMIEAITADIEVGTTYTGKVSKIVDFGAFITVLPGKDGLLHISQISEERVENVTDYLKEGQMVNVHVMDVDPKGRVKLTMKGVEQPA; encoded by the coding sequence ATGAGCAACAAACCTGTCGCTAATACCAAAACATTCCAGCTCGGTAACGACACCATCACCCTTGAAACTGGCCGAATCGCCCGTCAAGCAGATGGTGCGGTACTGGTTACCATGGGCAAGACCCAGGTGCTGGCTACTGTTGTCGCTGCCAAAAAAACCAAGCCGGGTCAGGATTTTTTCCCGCTGTCGGTTCATTACCAGGAAAAAATGTATGCCGCAGGCCGTATTCCTGGCGGTTACCTGAAGCGCGAAGGCCGCCCTTCGGAAAAAGAAACCCTGACTTCCCGTCTGATTGACCGTCCAATCCGTCCGCTGTTTGCCGATGGTTTTATGAACGAAGTTCAGGTCATCGTCACGGTCATGTCTTCTGAAAAAGACGTTGATCCAGATATGTGCGGCATGATCGCAACGTCTGCGGCATTGGCTGTATCGGGTGTACCATTTAATGGTCCTATCGGTGGTGCCCGTGTTGCTTTTGTTGAAGACCAGGGCTACATCCTCAATCCGAGCCAGACCCAGCTACAGGATTCACTGCTGGACATGATTGTCGCCGGTACCAAAGACGCCGTGTTGATGGTGGAATCCGAAGCCGACGAACTGACCGAAGATGAAATGCTGGGTGCGGTACTGTTTGCCCACAAAGGTTTCCAGCCGGTGATCACTGCGATCAGCGAGTGGGTTGAAGAGCTGGCAGTCAGCAAGTGGGATTGGGCTGCTGAAGCCAAGAACGTTGCTTTGTACGAAGCGGTAAAAGCGGAAACAGCGACTGCGATTGGCGAAGCCTATACCACGTCTGACAAGATGGAGCGTTACGGCAAGCTGGACGCTATCAAGGCCAGTGCTGTTGCGAAACTGGCTGCAGCAGAAGGCGAAGAAGGCTTCTCCGCTGACGACATCGCCGACATGATGGGCGAGCTGAAGTACGAAGTGGTACGTAAACGTATTATCGATGGTGAGCCTCGTATTGACGGTCGTGATAACGATACCGTTCGCCCGCTGACTATCGAGACCGGTGTATTAAACACCACTCACGGTTCTGCCTTGTTCACCCGTGGTGAAACCCAGGCGATTGTTGTGACCACTTTGGGTTCTGCCCGTGATGCACAGATGATCGACTTCCTGCACGGCACCAAGGACGATCCGTTCTTGTTCCATTACAACTTTCCTCCGTATTCTGTAGGTGAAGCAGGCCGTCTGGGTACACCAGGTCGTCGCGAAATTGGTCATGGTCGTCTTGCCCGTCGTGGTATCCAGGCGATGATGCCTGCAGCAGACGAATTCCCTTACACCATTCGTATTGTGTCTGAAATCACCGAATCCAACGGTTCTTCTTCCATGGCGTCTGTGTGTGGTGCATCGCTGGCACTGATGGACGCGGGTGTACCGATCAAGGCACCGGTTGCCGGTATTGCCATGGGTCTGATCAAGGAGGGCGAACAGTTTGCCGTCCTGACTGACATTCTGGGTGACGAAGATCACCTGGGTGATATGGACTTCAAGGTAGCCGGTACTGACGAAGGTATCACTGCCTTGCAGATGGATATCAAGATCGAAGGCATCACCGAGCAGATCATGGAGATTGCTCTGGAGAAAGCCAAGGCGGCACGTCTGAATATTCTGGGTCAGATGAATGCCGTGATCGCTGAGCCGCGTGCGACGTTGGCAGAAAATGCGCCGACCATGAGCACCATGAAGATCCCTTCCGACAAAATTCGTGAAGTGATTGGCAAGGGTGGTGCGACCATCCGTGACATTACCGAGAAATCTGGTGCCTCTATCGACATCAATGATGACGGTGAAATCAAGATCTTCGCAGCGGGTAAAGAAGCTTCTGATCTGGCTCGCAGCATGATCGAAGCCATCACTGCCGATATCGAAGTGGGCACTACCTACACAGGTAAGGTCAGCAAAATCGTCGACTTTGGTGCTTTCATCACCGTTCTGCCAGGCAAAGACGGTCTGTTGCACATCTCTCAGATCAGTGAAGAGCGTGTTGAAAACGTCACCGACTACCTGAAAGAAGGTCAGATGGTGAACGTGCACGTCATGGACGTTGATCCAAAAGGTCGCGTCAAGCTGACCATGAAGGGTGTTGAGCAGCCAGCCTGA
- the rpsO gene encoding 30S ribosomal protein S15 has protein sequence MALSAEKKAEIVTAYQTAEGDTGSPEVQVALLTHNILGLQGHFKEHGKDHHSRRGLIRMVNQRRKLLDYLKRKDANRYLDLIQRLGLRR, from the coding sequence ATGGCATTGTCTGCTGAGAAAAAAGCTGAGATCGTTACAGCGTATCAAACTGCCGAAGGCGATACCGGTTCTCCGGAAGTCCAGGTTGCTTTGCTGACCCACAACATTCTGGGTCTGCAGGGTCACTTCAAGGAGCATGGTAAAGATCACCACTCCCGTCGCGGTCTGATTCGTATGGTTAACCAGCGTCGCAAGTTGCTGGACTATCTGAAGCGTAAAGATGCTAACCGTTACCTGGATCTGATCCAGCGTCTGGGTCTGCGTCGCTAA
- the rbfA gene encoding 30S ribosome-binding factor RbfA, with product MPKDYSRTSRLSEQIQRELALKIQFEMKDPRLGMVTLNHVKVAKDLGYADIYFTVMGARGETDQEIQAQTVAILNDAAGYLRSELARILTTRITPMLRFHYDESMDRGHHLTGLIRQARDKDKANQASDEQEDV from the coding sequence ATGCCAAAAGATTACAGTCGAACCTCCCGTTTGTCGGAACAGATTCAGCGCGAACTGGCCTTGAAAATCCAATTTGAAATGAAAGACCCGCGCCTGGGTATGGTGACTCTGAATCACGTCAAGGTGGCAAAGGATCTTGGTTACGCCGATATCTATTTCACTGTGATGGGTGCCCGTGGAGAAACCGATCAGGAAATTCAGGCGCAAACCGTAGCTATTCTTAACGATGCAGCCGGTTATTTACGCTCGGAACTGGCTCGAATCCTGACGACGCGTATAACGCCGATGTTGCGTTTCCATTACGACGAAAGCATGGATCGTGGCCACCATCTGACAGGGCTGATTCGGCAGGCTCGCGACAAGGATAAGGCGAACCAGGCGTCGGACGAGCAGGAAGACGTATAG
- the infB gene encoding translation initiation factor IF-2, giving the protein MAEVTVKELADVVGTSVDRLLSQMKEAGLPQTAAEQRVSDDEKAGLLAFLKKSHGDATDLAPQKITLKRKVTTTLKTGQGGKKAVSIEVRKKRTYVKRDDMDKDVEAARQAETERLAAETKAAEDAVRVAERRVIEERTARAARDAAEAESRAQAEAASKPITETARVSIAPRADSKAGIAKAAAEKAAKEAAAAKAAAAAKAASIARAKPAVAKTEPAPAQQPKRDDRAPRPSKPVATAKAKAKPLTAEEDAAQKRAEAEAAQQRQEEHRKKSKVVDKKRSDTREDSRYMDADGGQNAGRRRSKPKGKGSRSRQQQQNNNEHAFTRPTAPVIREVELPEAITVGELASRMSVKAGEVIKILMGMGVMATINQTLDQDTATLLVEDMGHKVTKLISDNQLEEDVTDSVSYEGEEKPRAPVVTVMGHVDHGKTSLLDYIRRTRVVAGEAGGITQHIGAYHVETDHGMVSFLDTPGHAAFTAMRARGAQSTDVVILVVAADDGVMPQTEEAVQHARAAGVPLVVAINKMDKEGADVDRVKNELSARGVLPEDWGGDVPFIPVSAHTGLGVDELLEAVLLQAEVLELKAHFEGPGRGVIVESRLDKGRGPVATMLVQNGTLKKGDIVLAGTCYGRARALLDENGKPVDAAGPSIPVEILGLNGTPDAGDSFMVVENEKKAREVAEYRENKAKEQVHQHQQAAKLDALFSGMGEGAQAVLNIVLKTDVRGSLEAIVSSLQKLATDEVKVNVVSSGVGGITETDVTLAVASSAVVFGFNVRADNAARRIVENSGLDMRYYSVIYDLLDDVKQAMAGLLAPELREEIVGIAEVRDVFNSPKFGQIAGCMVIEGTVHRNKKIRVLRENVVIYEGDLESLRRYKDDVADVRQGMECGIGVKNYQDVRPGDQIEVFDVREVARTL; this is encoded by the coding sequence ATGGCAGAAGTAACAGTTAAAGAACTCGCCGACGTGGTGGGGACCAGCGTAGACCGCTTGTTGTCCCAAATGAAAGAAGCGGGCCTGCCACAGACCGCAGCAGAACAACGAGTGTCGGACGATGAAAAAGCAGGCTTGTTGGCCTTTTTGAAAAAAAGCCATGGCGATGCAACGGATTTGGCACCCCAGAAAATCACCTTGAAGCGCAAGGTGACAACTACCTTGAAAACCGGTCAGGGTGGCAAGAAAGCCGTTTCTATTGAAGTGCGCAAAAAACGTACTTACGTCAAGCGCGATGACATGGATAAGGACGTTGAAGCGGCACGTCAGGCAGAAACTGAACGTCTGGCTGCAGAAACCAAGGCGGCAGAAGATGCTGTTCGAGTTGCAGAACGACGTGTGATTGAAGAACGTACTGCTCGCGCAGCACGTGATGCCGCAGAAGCAGAGTCTCGTGCCCAGGCCGAAGCTGCCAGCAAGCCAATTACAGAAACCGCACGGGTCAGTATTGCACCGCGTGCGGATTCGAAGGCAGGTATTGCCAAAGCAGCCGCTGAAAAAGCCGCAAAAGAAGCCGCCGCCGCGAAAGCAGCTGCCGCCGCCAAGGCAGCGAGTATTGCTCGTGCCAAGCCAGCAGTGGCCAAGACAGAACCAGCACCTGCCCAGCAGCCCAAGCGCGATGACCGTGCCCCTCGTCCGAGTAAGCCGGTAGCGACTGCGAAAGCCAAAGCGAAGCCGCTGACGGCAGAAGAAGATGCAGCCCAGAAACGCGCTGAAGCGGAAGCGGCTCAGCAACGCCAGGAAGAGCATCGCAAGAAGAGCAAGGTTGTTGATAAAAAACGCTCGGATACCCGCGAAGACAGCCGTTATATGGATGCCGATGGTGGCCAGAATGCCGGACGTCGTCGCAGCAAGCCAAAAGGCAAGGGCAGTCGCAGCCGTCAACAGCAGCAAAACAACAATGAACACGCCTTTACACGTCCAACCGCTCCGGTTATCCGTGAAGTTGAATTGCCAGAAGCCATTACGGTGGGTGAACTGGCATCCCGGATGAGTGTAAAAGCCGGTGAAGTGATCAAGATTCTGATGGGTATGGGCGTGATGGCGACCATCAACCAGACCCTGGATCAGGACACGGCGACCCTGCTGGTCGAAGATATGGGTCACAAGGTGACCAAGCTGATCTCTGATAACCAGCTGGAAGAAGACGTTACTGACTCAGTATCCTACGAGGGTGAAGAAAAACCTCGTGCGCCAGTGGTTACCGTCATGGGTCACGTTGACCATGGTAAAACCTCGTTGCTCGACTATATCCGTCGCACACGGGTTGTTGCTGGTGAAGCCGGTGGTATTACCCAGCATATCGGTGCCTATCACGTCGAAACGGATCACGGCATGGTGTCGTTCCTGGATACACCGGGACACGCCGCCTTCACGGCTATGCGTGCTCGTGGTGCGCAGTCAACCGACGTGGTGATTCTGGTTGTCGCCGCCGATGATGGTGTTATGCCGCAAACAGAAGAAGCGGTACAGCACGCTCGTGCCGCTGGTGTTCCTCTGGTGGTTGCGATTAACAAAATGGACAAGGAAGGGGCGGACGTCGATCGCGTCAAGAACGAATTGTCGGCTCGCGGTGTTTTGCCAGAAGATTGGGGCGGTGATGTGCCGTTTATTCCTGTTTCTGCGCATACCGGCCTGGGTGTCGATGAGTTGCTCGAAGCGGTACTGTTACAGGCTGAAGTTCTTGAACTGAAAGCACACTTTGAGGGCCCTGGACGCGGTGTCATCGTCGAATCCCGTCTCGACAAGGGACGTGGTCCGGTAGCTACCATGCTGGTACAGAACGGTACGCTGAAGAAAGGCGATATCGTACTGGCAGGCACCTGTTATGGTCGTGCTCGTGCCTTGCTGGACGAAAACGGCAAACCGGTTGATGCCGCTGGCCCATCGATTCCGGTTGAAATTCTGGGTCTGAATGGCACACCAGATGCTGGTGACAGCTTCATGGTGGTTGAAAACGAGAAAAAAGCCCGTGAAGTGGCTGAATATCGTGAAAACAAGGCCAAGGAGCAGGTTCATCAACATCAGCAGGCAGCCAAACTGGATGCCTTGTTCAGTGGCATGGGCGAAGGTGCCCAGGCCGTGCTCAACATTGTGCTGAAGACTGATGTTCGCGGTTCGCTGGAAGCCATTGTGTCTTCCTTGCAGAAGCTGGCAACGGACGAAGTGAAGGTGAACGTTGTATCGTCCGGTGTTGGCGGTATTACCGAAACGGACGTGACCCTGGCGGTTGCTTCCAGCGCGGTTGTCTTCGGCTTTAACGTTCGTGCTGATAACGCCGCACGGCGTATCGTTGAAAACAGCGGACTGGACATGCGTTATTACAGCGTGATCTACGATCTGCTCGACGACGTGAAACAGGCGATGGCTGGCTTGCTGGCTCCCGAACTGCGTGAAGAAATCGTTGGTATTGCGGAAGTGCGTGATGTGTTCAACTCGCCAAAATTCGGCCAGATTGCTGGTTGTATGGTGATAGAAGGCACGGTTCACAGAAACAAGAAGATCCGCGTGCTGCGTGAAAACGTAGTGATTTACGAAGGTGACCTGGAATCGTTGCGTCGTTACAAGGACGACGTGGCTGATGTTCGCCAGGGCATGGAGTGTGGTATCGGCGTGAAGAACTATCAGGATGTTCGCCCAGGCGATCAGATTGAAGTATTTGACGTGCGTGAGGTTGCCCGTACTCTGTGA
- the nusA gene encoding transcription termination factor NusA — translation MSKEILLVAEAVSNEKGVSRDVIFEAIESALAAAAKKRYEDEEATIRVDIDRKTGDYDTYRSWLVVSNDVVPGLGDELTLQEAHDIDINLQPGDTYEVQVDNPDFGRIAAQAAKQIIVQKVREAERAQIVEQYQHRVGEIVNGTVKKVTRDNVIVDLGNNAEGLLPKDQLIGREIMRMGDRVRAILHAVRPENRGPQLMLSRTISEMLIELFRIEVPEIAEEVIEIKGASRDPGSRAKIAVKTNDKRIDPVGACVGMRGARVQAVTNELGGSERIDIVLWDDNPAQLVINAMAPADVASIVMDEETNTMDVAVENDNLAQAIGRGGQNVRLASELTGWTINVMTIEDAAAKQNQEASAYIDNFINALDIEEDFAVLLVEEGFTTLEEIAYIPIDEMLEIEELDEDMVNELRTRAKDVLLTRAIASEEKLEQSQPAADLLEMEGMEKHLALVLASKGICTMEDLAEQSIDDLMDIEDMTEEKAADLIMTARKPWFEGND, via the coding sequence ATGAGTAAAGAAATTCTCCTGGTCGCGGAAGCGGTTTCCAACGAAAAAGGCGTATCGCGAGACGTTATTTTTGAGGCCATCGAATCGGCATTGGCCGCCGCCGCGAAGAAACGCTACGAAGATGAAGAAGCGACAATTCGGGTTGATATTGATCGCAAGACGGGTGACTACGATACTTATCGTAGCTGGCTGGTCGTGAGCAACGATGTGGTGCCAGGCCTGGGGGACGAGTTGACCTTGCAGGAAGCGCATGACATCGACATCAATCTCCAGCCCGGTGACACCTACGAAGTTCAGGTTGATAATCCGGATTTTGGTCGTATTGCAGCTCAGGCTGCCAAACAGATTATTGTTCAGAAAGTACGTGAAGCTGAACGCGCCCAGATTGTTGAGCAATATCAGCACCGGGTGGGCGAGATTGTTAACGGCACCGTTAAAAAAGTGACCCGCGACAACGTCATTGTTGATCTTGGCAATAACGCTGAAGGCCTGCTACCGAAAGACCAGCTGATTGGCCGGGAAATCATGCGTATGGGGGATCGCGTACGCGCTATTCTGCATGCCGTTCGCCCTGAAAATCGTGGTCCCCAGCTGATGCTGAGTCGTACAATTTCAGAAATGCTGATCGAACTGTTCCGCATCGAAGTACCTGAAATTGCAGAAGAAGTGATCGAAATCAAGGGTGCTTCTCGTGATCCCGGTTCGCGCGCCAAAATTGCAGTAAAAACCAACGACAAGCGAATAGATCCAGTCGGGGCCTGTGTTGGCATGCGCGGAGCGCGTGTGCAGGCGGTGACCAACGAACTGGGTGGCAGTGAGCGTATTGATATCGTGCTCTGGGATGATAATCCGGCGCAACTGGTCATCAACGCTATGGCTCCTGCCGACGTTGCCTCCATCGTTATGGATGAAGAAACCAATACAATGGACGTGGCGGTAGAAAATGACAACCTGGCTCAGGCGATCGGTCGTGGTGGACAAAATGTCCGCCTGGCATCGGAGCTGACGGGCTGGACAATCAATGTCATGACGATCGAAGATGCTGCCGCCAAGCAGAATCAGGAAGCGTCGGCTTACATTGATAACTTCATTAACGCACTCGACATCGAAGAAGATTTTGCGGTGTTGCTGGTTGAAGAAGGCTTTACCACGCTGGAAGAGATTGCCTACATCCCGATTGACGAGATGCTGGAAATCGAAGAGCTGGATGAAGATATGGTAAATGAACTCCGTACTCGCGCCAAAGACGTGCTGCTGACCCGGGCAATTGCCTCGGAAGAGAAGCTCGAACAGTCGCAGCCAGCAGCAGACCTGCTGGAAATGGAGGGCATGGAAAAACACCTGGCACTGGTATTGGCCAGTAAAGGTATCTGTACGATGGAAGATCTTGCCGAGCAATCCATTGACGACCTGATGGACATTGAGGATATGACCGAGGAGAAAGCGGCGGACCTCATCATGACCGCACGCAAGCCCTGGTTTGAGGGCAATGATTAA
- the rimP gene encoding ribosome maturation factor RimP: MLARDARLLEMLAPVVESMGFVFWGLELVAQGRHALLRVYIDHADGITVDNCADVSRQIGSVLDVEDPISQDYTLEVSSPGMDRPLFTMDQYTQSVGEMIELRLRMPFDGRRKFKGRLQGIEEQDLVLLVDDHEYLLPVELIEKAHIVPNFDN; this comes from the coding sequence ATATTGGCACGTGACGCCCGCTTGCTGGAAATGTTGGCTCCCGTTGTTGAATCAATGGGCTTTGTCTTCTGGGGTCTTGAGCTTGTTGCTCAGGGACGCCATGCGTTGTTGCGGGTGTATATTGACCATGCAGACGGGATTACTGTCGACAATTGCGCGGACGTCAGTCGTCAGATTGGCAGTGTGCTGGATGTAGAAGACCCGATTTCCCAGGACTACACTCTGGAAGTGTCTTCCCCCGGCATGGATCGTCCCCTGTTTACCATGGATCAATACACGCAGTCGGTTGGTGAAATGATCGAATTACGTCTGCGTATGCCTTTTGATGGACGCCGCAAATTCAAGGGACGTCTTCAGGGCATAGAGGAGCAGGATCTTGTTTTGCTGGTCGATGACCACGAATACCTGCTGCCTGTCGAGCTGATTGAAAAAGCTCATATTGTTCCCAATTTTGATAACTAA
- the secG gene encoding preprotein translocase subunit SecG, producing MESIILVVHVLLALGIVGFVMLQQGKGADAGASFGAGASQTVFGSSGSGNFLSHTTAYLAAAFFVTSLGLGIYAKQKAESVANIGIPAQEVIEKLEKDTPLVEEYAPALDAPELDASSTDEPVVEQTNQ from the coding sequence ATGGAATCTATCATTCTCGTTGTTCATGTCCTGTTGGCACTTGGTATCGTTGGTTTTGTGATGTTGCAGCAAGGCAAGGGCGCTGATGCCGGCGCTTCGTTTGGTGCTGGCGCGTCGCAAACTGTCTTTGGCAGCAGCGGCTCAGGCAATTTTCTCAGTCATACGACGGCCTACCTGGCGGCGGCTTTTTTTGTTACCAGCCTGGGGTTGGGTATTTATGCCAAGCAAAAGGCCGAAAGTGTGGCAAATATTGGTATTCCTGCTCAGGAAGTGATTGAAAAGCTTGAGAAAGATACCCCACTTGTGGAAGAATACGCGCCTGCTTTGGATGCACCTGAATTAGATGCATCTTCGACCGATGAACCTGTGGTTGAACAAACCAACCAGTAG
- the tpiA gene encoding triose-phosphate isomerase, which produces MRRLMIAGNWKMNAASDTTAAWLDAVVAVNAPERDLVVCPPFPYLGQVVAGLEQSQLQVGAQNCASEEAGAYTGEVSVAMLADVGCQYVIIGHSERRALYAESNELVLAKTRRVLTAGLKAIVCVGETLSERQAGNAEQVVGQQLSLLLSELSTSEWQAVIIAYEPVWAIGTGETATPEQAQAVHQFIRSQLAARDVGLAEATQILYGGSVKADNARELFSQPDIDGGLVGGASLDADQFLKICTA; this is translated from the coding sequence GTGCGTCGCTTGATGATTGCCGGTAACTGGAAAATGAACGCTGCGAGCGACACAACGGCTGCATGGCTTGATGCCGTTGTCGCAGTGAATGCACCGGAGCGCGATCTGGTGGTGTGTCCGCCGTTTCCGTATCTGGGTCAGGTGGTTGCAGGGCTTGAACAAAGTCAGCTCCAGGTGGGTGCACAGAATTGTGCCAGCGAAGAGGCCGGTGCTTATACCGGTGAGGTGTCTGTTGCCATGCTCGCTGACGTAGGCTGCCAGTACGTTATTATCGGCCACTCCGAGCGTCGTGCACTGTATGCCGAAAGCAACGAGCTGGTACTGGCGAAAACGCGTCGTGTACTGACGGCTGGCCTGAAAGCGATTGTTTGCGTTGGTGAAACACTGTCAGAGCGTCAGGCGGGTAATGCTGAGCAAGTTGTTGGTCAGCAGTTGTCGCTACTGCTTTCGGAGCTGAGCACCTCGGAATGGCAAGCGGTGATTATTGCCTATGAGCCGGTCTGGGCTATCGGTACTGGCGAAACGGCAACGCCGGAGCAAGCTCAGGCGGTGCATCAATTTATTCGCAGTCAGCTGGCGGCTCGTGATGTTGGCTTGGCCGAAGCGACTCAAATTCTCTACGGCGGCAGCGTAAAAGCAGATAATGCCCGAGAATTGTTTTCTCAACCCGATATCGATGGCGGTCTGGTGGGCGGTGCTTCACTGGATGCTGACCAATTTCTGAAAATTTGCACGGCTTAG
- the glmM gene encoding phosphoglucosamine mutase → MARQYFGTDGIRGRVGEAPITPDFVMRLGWAAGKVFSQQGKSKILIGKDTRISGYMFESALEAGLSAAGVDIALLGPIPTPGIAYLTRTFRAQAGIVISASHNPYYDNGIKFFSGLGQKLPDATEEAIEHYLQQPMVCVDSQQLGKAVRINDAAGRYTEFCKGTASSLNLRGLKIVLDCAHGATYAIAPAVFSELGAEIIVLANQPDGFNINRDVGSTEPELLRRRVLEESADLGIAFDGDGDRVVMVDHRGELVDGDQLLYIMAVHAQQSGRLRGGVVGTLMSNMGLELGLRELDIPFLRARVGDRYVMQKLDEQGWRLGGESSGHLLALDVQTTGDGIVAALQVLTALMETGTSLHDWHTRMRKMPQVMINVQRSKQMDINTSVAIREAVVDIESTLAGRGRVLLRPSGTEPVVRVMIEAETDTLAKTLAQQLAAVVESELSG, encoded by the coding sequence ATGGCTAGGCAATATTTTGGTACCGATGGTATTCGTGGTCGGGTAGGTGAAGCCCCTATTACACCGGACTTTGTTATGCGGCTCGGCTGGGCGGCGGGCAAGGTGTTCTCTCAGCAGGGTAAAAGCAAAATCCTGATTGGCAAGGACACCCGTATCTCGGGTTATATGTTTGAATCGGCGCTTGAAGCCGGGTTGTCTGCAGCGGGGGTTGATATTGCCTTGCTGGGGCCAATCCCCACACCGGGTATAGCTTACTTGACCCGAACGTTTCGTGCTCAGGCCGGGATTGTCATCAGCGCTTCTCACAACCCTTATTATGATAATGGCATCAAGTTTTTCTCCGGGCTGGGACAAAAGTTGCCTGACGCGACCGAGGAAGCCATTGAGCACTATTTGCAGCAGCCCATGGTTTGTGTCGATTCGCAGCAATTGGGCAAGGCGGTACGGATCAATGATGCGGCCGGGCGTTATACCGAGTTCTGTAAGGGAACCGCCAGCTCGTTGAATTTACGTGGCCTGAAAATTGTGCTGGATTGCGCTCATGGTGCAACCTATGCGATAGCGCCGGCGGTATTTTCTGAGCTGGGGGCCGAAATTATTGTGCTGGCCAATCAGCCAGACGGATTTAACATTAATCGTGATGTGGGTTCGACCGAACCAGAATTGTTACGCCGCCGGGTATTGGAAGAAAGTGCAGACCTGGGCATCGCCTTTGATGGTGATGGTGACCGGGTGGTGATGGTGGATCATCGCGGTGAACTGGTTGATGGCGATCAGCTGTTGTATATCATGGCTGTCCATGCACAGCAAAGCGGTCGCTTGCGGGGTGGGGTGGTCGGAACACTGATGAGTAATATGGGCCTGGAGTTGGGCCTGCGCGAGCTGGATATCCCTTTTTTGCGAGCCAGGGTGGGTGACCGCTATGTGATGCAAAAACTGGATGAACAAGGCTGGCGTCTGGGTGGAGAGTCGTCTGGTCATTTGCTGGCACTGGATGTGCAGACCACTGGTGATGGTATTGTGGCTGCGTTGCAGGTGCTGACGGCCTTGATGGAAACCGGCACTTCGTTACATGACTGGCACACGCGCATGCGCAAAATGCCGCAGGTCATGATTAATGTACAGCGCAGTAAACAGATGGATATCAATACGTCGGTCGCTATTCGAGAAGCCGTTGTGGATATTGAATCGACTCTGGCTGGGCGCGGTCGAGTGTTATTACGACCGTCTGGTACTGAGCCGGTGGTGCGGGTGATGATTGAGGCAGAAACAGACACGCTGGCCAAAACGTTGGCACAGCAGCTGGCTGCTGTTGTTGAATCTGAATTGAGTGGGTAA